One stretch of Roseiconus lacunae DNA includes these proteins:
- a CDS encoding MotA/TolQ/ExbB proton channel family protein, which translates to MSHEKPHVRSSIKLQPARPRRHFLGLMSRMLPAFVLAIGMLVLMSVLDQAQAQYPPQQQTYPQGFPAQFSPAPSAQPEYRVADASSQIGAQNYQSGIPEVPAQPSTATDQIGGEAANPGKDEASGGSWFQTPDFVTKIMSGGWLMLPLAICSLVVLSLSLERLIALRRSRVIPKPFVLRFTECVEDGVLSYDEATELCKEFDCPVSEVFRAALRRWGRPMFEIEQAVMDAGDRVAEGLRKYLRVFHAISNVAPLIGLLGTVIGMIDAFEIISDQASLGRPELLASGISMALMTTAGGLSVAIPAYLAYMYFSSKSDRYLVEIEKLCQRVIDCISAEGLETTNASRSKRRKAA; encoded by the coding sequence ATGTCACACGAGAAGCCTCACGTTCGCTCCTCCATCAAACTACAACCCGCTCGCCCGCGACGGCATTTTTTGGGCCTGATGTCGCGGATGCTGCCCGCCTTTGTACTGGCCATCGGGATGCTGGTTTTGATGAGTGTTCTCGACCAGGCCCAAGCGCAGTACCCGCCCCAGCAACAGACCTATCCACAGGGCTTTCCCGCCCAATTTTCGCCCGCCCCCTCGGCTCAACCCGAATACCGCGTGGCGGATGCAAGCAGTCAGATCGGCGCGCAAAACTACCAAAGCGGCATCCCCGAAGTACCGGCACAACCTTCAACGGCGACCGATCAGATTGGCGGCGAGGCAGCGAATCCTGGCAAAGACGAAGCAAGTGGTGGCAGTTGGTTTCAAACGCCGGATTTTGTGACCAAGATCATGTCGGGCGGATGGCTGATGCTTCCGCTAGCGATTTGCTCACTTGTCGTCCTCTCGTTGTCACTTGAACGTTTGATCGCGCTAAGACGCAGTCGCGTCATCCCTAAACCGTTTGTACTTCGCTTCACCGAATGCGTCGAAGACGGCGTACTCAGCTATGACGAAGCGACTGAACTTTGCAAAGAATTCGACTGCCCGGTTAGCGAAGTTTTTCGCGCCGCCTTGAGGCGCTGGGGACGGCCGATGTTTGAGATCGAACAAGCGGTGATGGATGCCGGTGATCGTGTTGCCGAAGGCCTTCGAAAATACCTTCGTGTCTTCCATGCGATAAGCAATGTCGCTCCACTTATTGGGCTGCTGGGAACCGTAATCGGAATGATCGATGCGTTTGAGATCATTAGCGATCAAGCTTCCTTGGGCCGTCCTGAACTTTTGGCCAGCGGCATTAGTATGGCGTTGATGACCACCGCCGGAGGGCTATCCGTCGCGATTCCCGCCTATCTAGCCTACATGTACTTCAGCAGTAAATCCGATCGTTACTTAGTAGAGATCGAAAAACTGTGCCAACGCGTGATCGATTGCATTTCTGCCGAAGGACTTGAAACGACCAACGCATCACGAAGCAAAAGGCGAAAGGCGGCGTGA
- a CDS encoding ExbD/TolR family protein: MGKRNRSNEDVTINLTPMIDVVFLLVIFFMVGSKFSESESAIDVSVPAVGPANPISRVPDDRVVSLTRDGQIMLNDQPVTKDQLVQQLTNEFSQYPALNVIVRADSDTPIQQYASIALLVRQSGVKKIAMAVKVDQSGGVHR; the protein is encoded by the coding sequence ATGGGAAAACGCAATCGATCCAACGAAGACGTCACGATTAATTTGACGCCCATGATTGATGTGGTGTTCTTGCTGGTGATCTTTTTTATGGTCGGCAGCAAGTTCAGTGAATCGGAAAGTGCGATCGATGTGTCGGTCCCCGCGGTAGGGCCGGCCAATCCGATTTCACGCGTGCCCGATGATCGCGTCGTTTCGTTGACCCGAGACGGACAAATCATGCTGAACGATCAACCGGTCACCAAGGACCAATTGGTCCAGCAACTTACCAACGAATTTTCACAGTACCCTGCGTTGAATGTCATCGTCCGCGCCGACAGTGACACGCCGATTCAACAATACGCTTCGATCGCCCTACTCGTCCGCCAATCGGGAGTCAAAAAGATTGCCATGGCCGTCAAAGTCGATCAAAGCGGAGGCGTCCATCGTTGA
- a CDS encoding squalene--hopene cyclase, producing the protein MIFASSIDTIWSDPKVVYAVAVAAVVLLVITIWLFRRAKREGRAAGTICLVLSVILHGVLIWLVPYKPESSGGGQSDSDDDTMIGLESIEMSTFDPNLDFDSNAGTANETPFLPLPVDDVADIIDTAELADAPLDEPEITMDEAAPESPAVPESLDSPIEDHSSELFAEIESALDANLDDLLVSELAAEDGELQSKPETDVANKAPTTEPAGPSPAETVMEEQPTQPPVTPKAHTASVRSSAAPQSPPAASNTKPANIAGPVAANFANRVGMAKRIAIEQTGGDAQTEAAVRAALRFLADAQNEDGSWDPQSSGAGEERRPLGEERFGAGKRCTTALTGLSLLAMIGAGNTHQRGEFSENVYLGLSYLIQNQHPNGSLEGNATLYAASYCHSMAALAVCEDAVMTGDPSAVECARRALAHTKRMQHPVTGGWRYTRGDPGDLSQLGWQAMVLHAGKRAGVPVEQETFAGVDRFLRSVRVGRGGLACYRPGEQISRTMTAEALAIRLLNGEAVPPAEVDEAERYLLQRPPGVGQDNYYYWYYATMALHQLQDDAWSQWNTALKQRVLSTQRPDGSWPNTSLWGGYGGTVYSTAMATLCLETYYRHTIVR; encoded by the coding sequence TTGATCTTTGCCAGCAGCATTGACACTATCTGGTCGGATCCCAAAGTCGTCTATGCGGTCGCCGTGGCTGCGGTGGTGCTGCTGGTCATCACGATCTGGCTTTTTCGCCGCGCGAAACGCGAGGGCCGCGCCGCCGGAACAATCTGCTTGGTCCTATCGGTAATCTTGCATGGGGTGCTGATTTGGTTGGTTCCCTATAAACCAGAATCCTCGGGCGGTGGGCAGTCCGATAGCGATGACGACACAATGATCGGACTCGAATCGATCGAGATGTCGACCTTTGATCCGAACCTGGACTTTGACTCCAACGCCGGCACCGCAAACGAAACTCCCTTCCTGCCACTGCCCGTCGATGACGTTGCCGACATCATTGACACGGCCGAGTTAGCCGACGCACCGCTCGACGAACCCGAAATCACGATGGACGAGGCGGCCCCCGAATCGCCGGCCGTTCCCGAGTCGCTCGATTCGCCGATCGAAGATCACTCCAGTGAACTGTTCGCCGAAATCGAATCTGCTCTCGACGCGAACCTGGATGACCTGCTCGTTTCCGAGCTGGCAGCCGAAGATGGCGAGCTGCAATCGAAGCCGGAAACCGATGTTGCGAATAAAGCCCCCACCACCGAACCCGCCGGGCCATCGCCCGCGGAAACCGTGATGGAGGAACAACCGACACAACCACCGGTGACGCCAAAAGCTCACACCGCAAGCGTCCGAAGCTCGGCCGCGCCGCAATCGCCCCCGGCGGCATCGAACACAAAACCAGCAAACATTGCCGGTCCCGTCGCGGCCAATTTTGCCAACCGTGTTGGCATGGCTAAACGGATCGCGATTGAACAAACCGGAGGAGACGCGCAGACGGAAGCGGCAGTCCGAGCGGCGCTACGATTTCTGGCCGACGCGCAGAACGAGGACGGAAGCTGGGACCCACAATCGTCCGGTGCCGGCGAAGAACGACGCCCACTTGGCGAAGAACGTTTCGGTGCCGGGAAACGGTGTACGACCGCGCTGACAGGTTTGTCACTGCTTGCGATGATCGGCGCCGGCAACACACATCAACGCGGCGAGTTCTCTGAAAACGTTTACCTCGGATTGTCGTATCTGATCCAAAACCAGCATCCGAACGGGTCACTTGAAGGCAACGCGACGCTCTATGCGGCCAGCTATTGTCATTCGATGGCAGCCCTCGCCGTCTGCGAAGACGCCGTAATGACCGGCGATCCGTCGGCCGTCGAATGCGCCCGTCGGGCACTCGCGCATACCAAACGAATGCAACATCCAGTGACTGGGGGCTGGCGATACACACGTGGCGATCCGGGCGACCTTAGTCAACTTGGCTGGCAAGCGATGGTGCTGCATGCGGGAAAGAGAGCCGGCGTCCCTGTCGAGCAAGAAACATTTGCCGGCGTCGATCGATTTTTGCGAAGCGTTCGCGTCGGCCGAGGTGGGCTGGCGTGCTACCGTCCGGGCGAACAGATCAGTCGCACGATGACCGCGGAAGCATTGGCCATCCGATTACTCAACGGTGAAGCCGTTCCGCCGGCCGAAGTCGACGAAGCCGAACGCTATCTGCTTCAGCGTCCACCGGGTGTCGGGCAAGACAACTATTACTATTGGTATTACGCCACGATGGCACTGCATCAACTGCAAGACGATGCCTGGTCGCAATGGAATACGGCGCTGAAACAACGCGTACTCAGCACCCAACGTCCTGACGGTAGCTGGCCCAACACCTCGTTGTGGGGCGGGTATGGGGGGACGGTGTATTCAACCGCAATGGCAACGCTGTGTTTAGAAACCTACTACCGACATACCATCGTGCGTTAG
- a CDS encoding Gfo/Idh/MocA family protein has protein sequence MVTRRTVIKSALAASTSAIAVHSGLSPQTVSAAANERIRLGVVGIGPRCRYVLGGMLKHADVQCVGIADVQSSRREEGKQLVDSMAGNANCETMIDFRRLLDRKDIDAVLIATGDRWHASASMLAAEAGKDVYSEKPCGITIDLCKRLSETIERTGRVFQAGTQRRTVTNFRQAVELVHTGKIGKLKQLHATVYLPEIKTEWLPGQPSPDPRQCDWNLWLGPAPWRPYNEAYVNGRWRGYFDFDSGARLLDWGAHTVDLCQWAKNADDTMPVEYTADGNGITCKYEDGIPLRIHFLETPFGDRPGWIQSLGTCPVRFEGTAGSVEVGDSGGLVAKPESIAADLPELPKKERGLDVEAHSRNFLDCIKSRKMPNANHVVMRRSHTASHAAALSWILGRTLRLDPKTEMFVGDEEANRLRERPERDWS, from the coding sequence ATGGTCACTCGACGAACCGTTATTAAATCCGCTCTCGCTGCATCGACGTCTGCGATAGCCGTCCACTCGGGATTGTCACCGCAAACCGTATCGGCGGCGGCAAATGAACGTATCCGGCTTGGGGTTGTCGGCATCGGACCTCGCTGCCGCTACGTGCTTGGCGGAATGCTCAAGCATGCCGATGTGCAATGTGTTGGAATCGCAGATGTCCAATCATCACGGCGGGAAGAAGGCAAACAGCTAGTCGATTCGATGGCTGGCAACGCAAACTGTGAAACGATGATCGATTTTCGCCGCCTGCTCGATCGCAAGGACATTGATGCGGTATTGATCGCGACCGGCGATCGTTGGCATGCAAGTGCGTCAATGCTGGCGGCGGAAGCTGGCAAAGACGTATATAGTGAAAAGCCTTGCGGAATCACGATTGATCTTTGTAAGCGACTTTCCGAAACGATCGAACGGACCGGACGAGTTTTTCAAGCAGGCACCCAACGACGAACCGTCACGAATTTCCGCCAAGCCGTCGAACTCGTCCACACGGGAAAGATCGGTAAGCTGAAACAATTACACGCAACCGTCTATCTCCCTGAGATCAAAACGGAATGGCTGCCCGGTCAACCGTCTCCCGATCCACGACAATGCGACTGGAACCTGTGGCTCGGCCCCGCTCCCTGGCGGCCTTACAACGAAGCCTACGTGAACGGGCGATGGCGAGGTTACTTTGATTTTGACTCCGGCGCTCGTCTGCTTGATTGGGGTGCCCACACGGTCGACCTCTGCCAATGGGCCAAGAACGCCGACGACACCATGCCAGTAGAATACACGGCCGACGGGAATGGCATTACCTGCAAGTATGAAGACGGAATTCCGCTACGGATTCATTTTTTGGAAACCCCTTTCGGTGACCGTCCCGGTTGGATTCAGTCGCTCGGGACCTGCCCGGTGCGATTCGAAGGGACAGCCGGTTCGGTCGAAGTCGGAGACAGCGGAGGTTTAGTTGCGAAGCCGGAATCGATCGCCGCCGACTTGCCAGAGTTGCCTAAAAAGGAACGCGGGTTGGATGTCGAAGCGCACTCACGCAACTTCTTGGACTGCATCAAGTCTCGCAAGATGCCCAACGCGAACCACGTCGTGATGCGCCGTTCGCACACCGCATCGCACGCCGCCGCACTCTCGTGGATCCTCGGACGGACGCTGCGACTGGATCCAAAAACGGAGATGTTCGTCGGCGATGAAGAAGCCAACCGGCTGCGCGAACGTCCGGAAAGAGATTGGTCATAG
- a CDS encoding tetratricopeptide repeat protein has product MRDSLSHHWDQSIPFPSSPTPLPALSTLLTLLACIAIAATLVFAPRLSAAPQEPSKTNNTEDEQPAAHPAASLDVKETISEIRRLRQAKEFASAANLLRKLDGFVTEHHPGIIQLAADYVLLARGGQGDLDQQDIDELFAAAYDWLYRDDAPPIELRQRIVLATAIATHDAAGGQIKLAADKLLEICEHFLSAAADSRETITPEILLPAQSLAMRTAWSAMSSGLAEDAERLYQTLLETHADERIDETLKLSPSHLALCRLGLGWSIALQPSRNTDAAEKLTQFLDQHDDHTDAPKASALRVRCLIDQANTEQAVDEQRRSSIEWHFQRYPDSDEAPTLALEILRSSDAIELPLKEWLIANIDSTNWPNELRSRVIVSFGNELPPADFDQLVTRLTSLDRGGSWTAQTLEECDRNDQSAISELIAAAVIGGRIDEATERSVEAAARWAGRTERWSMLQLAAEEVDLDTDPEKRTIHVDRLFAEAIFRSGRKEKALQFWNHVVDRRGAEDFTTLLRCAECAVQVDEIAKAERRLGRVRELIDQDESLSAQQKPLVDLLEADLAIRKLEFDRARTQLESVVRSAESSAMLRARAQWMIGETYLLQENYGDAIDAYRLVENLDPGGPYAAAALVQAGKAFEQLGRTRQASVCYGSLLERFADSSYAKEARHRLSALPDQTTPSTRR; this is encoded by the coding sequence ATGCGAGATTCGCTGTCTCATCACTGGGATCAATCGATCCCATTCCCGTCGAGCCCCACCCCGCTACCGGCGCTCTCGACGCTGTTGACCCTACTCGCCTGTATCGCAATTGCCGCGACACTTGTATTTGCGCCGCGGCTATCGGCGGCACCGCAAGAGCCAAGCAAGACCAACAACACCGAGGACGAACAACCAGCCGCCCACCCCGCGGCCTCGTTGGACGTCAAAGAAACGATCTCTGAAATACGGCGTCTGCGGCAAGCGAAGGAATTTGCCTCCGCGGCTAACTTACTGCGAAAACTTGACGGCTTCGTCACCGAGCATCATCCAGGGATCATCCAGCTCGCCGCTGACTACGTTCTGCTCGCTCGTGGCGGACAAGGCGACCTCGACCAACAGGACATCGACGAACTCTTCGCCGCGGCATACGACTGGCTATACCGGGACGATGCGCCACCGATCGAACTGCGACAGCGCATCGTACTCGCGACTGCAATCGCGACTCACGACGCGGCCGGTGGACAAATAAAGCTCGCAGCCGACAAGCTGTTGGAAATTTGCGAGCACTTCCTCTCTGCCGCCGCAGATTCACGCGAAACGATCACACCAGAAATTCTTCTGCCGGCACAGTCGTTAGCGATGCGAACCGCCTGGAGTGCGATGTCATCCGGACTGGCCGAAGACGCCGAACGGTTGTACCAAACACTGCTCGAAACCCACGCTGATGAACGCATCGACGAAACGCTAAAACTCTCCCCCTCACACCTCGCGTTATGCCGACTTGGTCTCGGCTGGTCCATCGCCCTCCAGCCGTCTCGGAACACCGATGCCGCAGAAAAGCTGACGCAGTTTCTTGATCAACACGATGACCACACGGACGCACCGAAAGCCTCTGCGTTGCGAGTCCGGTGCTTAATTGATCAAGCCAACACCGAGCAGGCGGTCGACGAACAACGCCGTTCATCCATCGAATGGCACTTTCAGCGCTATCCCGATTCAGATGAAGCTCCAACGCTCGCACTCGAGATACTAAGATCGAGTGACGCGATTGAGCTACCGCTGAAGGAATGGCTGATCGCGAACATCGATTCAACTAACTGGCCAAACGAATTGCGATCGCGCGTCATTGTCTCGTTTGGAAACGAACTCCCCCCTGCCGACTTTGATCAGTTGGTCACTCGGTTGACGTCACTTGATCGCGGCGGATCTTGGACAGCCCAAACGCTGGAAGAGTGCGATCGGAACGACCAGTCGGCAATTTCCGAACTGATCGCCGCGGCAGTGATCGGCGGACGCATCGACGAAGCAACCGAACGATCGGTTGAGGCGGCCGCACGATGGGCAGGCCGGACCGAGCGATGGTCGATGCTACAATTGGCGGCCGAAGAAGTCGACTTAGACACCGATCCTGAGAAACGCACGATTCATGTCGACCGCTTATTCGCCGAAGCGATCTTTCGTTCCGGGCGAAAAGAAAAGGCACTTCAATTCTGGAATCACGTCGTGGACCGACGCGGTGCCGAGGACTTCACCACGCTCTTGCGCTGTGCGGAATGCGCCGTCCAAGTCGACGAAATTGCGAAGGCCGAACGTCGACTTGGTCGCGTGCGTGAACTAATTGACCAAGACGAATCGCTTTCCGCTCAACAGAAACCGCTCGTCGACCTGCTCGAAGCCGACCTCGCGATTCGCAAGTTGGAATTCGATCGAGCCCGCACACAACTCGAATCCGTCGTCCGTTCGGCAGAATCGTCCGCGATGCTGCGAGCACGCGCCCAATGGATGATCGGCGAAACGTATCTTCTACAAGAAAACTATGGCGATGCAATCGATGCCTATCGGTTGGTCGAAAACCTTGACCCGGGTGGGCCTTACGCTGCCGCGGCGTTGGTCCAAGCCGGGAAAGCTTTCGAACAATTGGGGCGGACACGCCAAGCCAGCGTTTGCTACGGAAGCCTATTAGAGCGATTTGCGGACAGTTCCTACGCCAAGGAAGCACGTCACCGTCTGTCCGCACTCCCCGACCAAACGACACCGAGCACACGACGCTGA
- a CDS encoding O-linked N-acetylglucosamine transferase family protein, protein MSKNSSAKQRRRKLSKSTRAKDKSTQRYSDRQTTPTSRASGNLAGRIETALRYQRGGQLEAAKRIYCEVLAQDPTNADAWHLLGMTLYSGASYHEALECLQKARQFGEDRVDLIGHLALVHHALGQSAQAVKLMAAVVEADPTDAEALNNLGVLLLESGDAGQAQQCFEKAIELRPGYGQAIMNLANALSRLNRLHDAEPLYRELIRENPQAFDVMGNLGECLRRQGRWEEALEVLEKVVAGCPTDQVARLTHARTLSKLDRLEEAKSALETIVRDFPNCAKAYHYLGETLMKIGNVSAAEVQLEQSLRLSPDDPHTLCTMGFAHIAADRRADALECMAKAVRIDPTFSEADECLLYLMTGDPSINPQELYEAHVRWGKRHSSRHPKVNHANNRDPNRKLRIGYASADFREHAVAVFFEPLVRLRDKDRFETFCYYECGINDRVTQKLRSMADHWRQSLGYSDQQLNQQVIDDEIDILVDLSGHTSGNRLVAWSMKPAPIQISWLGYPNTSGVEAIDYTFSCDIMNPPDEPSYHTEQLLRLPGGSFSFRPPENAPELSPSPLLKKGHVTFGSFHRPFKVSSKTHDHWAAALHACPEATLIAFNTWFNDRTKHELRAALVDRGIESDRIEIRNTYRGDSYLSVYDEIDIGLDATPWAGGTTTMEALWMGIPVIAIYGNNRPSRGTAGIVHHLGYPDWVAHDEREYAEKVRSLASDQERLVQLRQTLREQTRRTIADEQRFVTEVEKAYRKIWNQWCASAPLHQTIVLPQQVTQPLVR, encoded by the coding sequence ATGTCCAAAAATTCCTCTGCAAAGCAACGTCGACGAAAACTCTCCAAGTCAACGCGCGCCAAAGATAAATCCACGCAGCGATATTCCGACCGGCAAACGACTCCGACATCGCGAGCGTCAGGCAATCTCGCGGGGCGGATCGAGACTGCGTTGCGATACCAGCGTGGTGGGCAACTGGAAGCCGCGAAGAGAATCTATTGCGAGGTTCTGGCTCAGGACCCGACCAATGCAGATGCGTGGCACTTGCTGGGCATGACGCTTTATAGTGGCGCGTCGTACCATGAGGCTCTCGAATGCCTGCAGAAGGCTCGTCAGTTTGGCGAAGATCGCGTTGACTTGATCGGACATCTTGCTCTCGTTCACCATGCCCTCGGACAGTCCGCGCAAGCGGTGAAGTTGATGGCGGCGGTCGTCGAAGCAGATCCGACCGATGCCGAGGCTCTCAATAACCTTGGTGTTTTGTTGCTCGAAAGCGGTGACGCTGGTCAAGCTCAACAATGTTTCGAGAAAGCGATCGAACTGCGTCCCGGTTATGGACAAGCGATCATGAATTTGGCGAATGCGCTTTCACGACTTAATCGCCTGCATGACGCCGAACCGTTGTATCGCGAATTGATTCGCGAGAACCCACAGGCTTTTGACGTGATGGGAAATCTGGGTGAGTGTTTGCGCCGGCAAGGTCGCTGGGAGGAAGCACTCGAGGTACTAGAAAAAGTAGTTGCAGGCTGCCCTACTGATCAAGTCGCACGCCTGACCCATGCTCGGACACTTTCGAAACTCGATCGCCTCGAAGAAGCCAAGTCGGCCTTGGAAACCATCGTACGAGACTTTCCAAACTGCGCCAAAGCTTATCATTATCTCGGGGAGACGCTGATGAAGATCGGGAACGTCTCCGCAGCCGAGGTTCAACTCGAACAATCGTTGCGGCTCTCACCCGACGATCCTCACACGCTGTGCACGATGGGCTTTGCACATATCGCCGCTGACCGCCGTGCCGACGCATTAGAGTGCATGGCGAAGGCGGTACGCATCGATCCGACTTTCAGTGAAGCGGATGAGTGTTTGTTGTACCTTATGACCGGTGACCCTAGTATCAACCCACAGGAGTTGTATGAAGCTCATGTGCGATGGGGGAAGCGTCATTCGAGTCGGCATCCCAAGGTCAATCATGCGAACAATCGCGACCCGAATCGAAAACTACGAATCGGCTATGCGTCTGCCGATTTTCGTGAACACGCCGTCGCGGTCTTTTTTGAACCGTTGGTGCGGTTGCGCGATAAAGATCGATTCGAAACATTCTGTTATTACGAATGTGGCATCAACGATCGTGTGACGCAGAAGCTGCGTTCGATGGCGGATCATTGGCGACAAAGCCTTGGCTATTCCGACCAGCAACTGAATCAGCAGGTGATCGATGACGAGATCGATATTCTGGTGGATCTGTCGGGACACACCTCGGGCAATCGCCTCGTCGCATGGTCGATGAAGCCCGCGCCGATTCAAATTTCATGGCTGGGTTATCCGAACACAAGCGGGGTCGAGGCGATCGACTATACCTTCAGTTGCGATATCATGAACCCGCCTGACGAGCCGAGTTATCACACCGAGCAGTTGCTGCGGTTACCGGGGGGATCGTTTTCGTTTCGTCCGCCGGAAAATGCACCCGAACTAAGTCCTTCGCCGTTGCTCAAGAAAGGACACGTGACTTTCGGATCATTTCATCGGCCTTTCAAGGTTTCATCGAAAACACACGACCATTGGGCTGCGGCACTTCACGCGTGTCCGGAGGCGACGTTGATTGCCTTTAACACATGGTTCAACGATCGTACCAAGCACGAGCTGCGTGCCGCGTTGGTGGACCGTGGGATAGAAAGTGATCGGATTGAGATTCGAAATACTTATCGGGGCGATTCGTATCTGAGTGTATACGACGAAATCGACATCGGTCTCGATGCGACGCCGTGGGCCGGCGGAACGACGACGATGGAGGCACTGTGGATGGGCATTCCGGTGATCGCGATCTACGGTAACAACCGGCCCTCCCGTGGTACCGCTGGTATCGTGCACCACCTGGGATATCCGGATTGGGTAGCCCATGACGAACGGGAGTATGCCGAAAAAGTAAGGTCACTCGCTTCAGACCAAGAGCGGCTCGTTCAACTACGTCAAACGCTGCGCGAGCAGACTCGAAGGACGATCGCCGACGAACAGCGTTTTGTGACCGAAGTCGAGAAGGCCTATCGCAAAATCTGGAATCAATGGTGCGCGTCGGCACCGTTGCATCAAACGATTGTTTTGCCGCAGCAGGTAACACAACCGCTGGTCAGGTAG
- a CDS encoding transcriptional regulator: MQKTTIGSNNKQHDEVPQELRELSNAIDALPARYRDTVAPALKRAVECSTRRRRILNLVQEALSQLRLDMKYLVFDLEATRRERDQYREILEKEGLL, translated from the coding sequence ATGCAAAAGACGACGATCGGATCGAACAACAAACAGCACGACGAAGTTCCTCAAGAATTGCGTGAGCTGAGCAACGCGATCGACGCACTCCCCGCTCGTTATCGTGACACCGTCGCACCGGCCTTGAAACGGGCGGTTGAGTGCAGCACTCGCCGGCGGCGAATTCTGAATTTGGTCCAAGAAGCGCTCTCGCAATTGCGATTGGACATGAAGTACTTGGTCTTTGATCTCGAGGCAACTCGCCGTGAACGCGATCAGTACCGCGAGATCCTTGAAAAGGAAGGCTTGCTCTAA
- a CDS encoding DUF1559 domain-containing protein encodes MPSTVRTSPRNRGFTLVELLVVIAIIGILVSLLLPAAQAAREAARRMTCSNNVKQLGLALQMYHGTFKKIPPSTLKYVVGRRRGQPLYEAGLSGWPTLLPFHEEQALYERLDFNRGFGEEPNADLVSNPPSVHLCPSMPVPNPESGDSSYAMSTGTEYYRSEMHNGVFVDGLNALHTWRVMAHSTVPQEELLMSVISLRDITDGLSNTVFAGEYGLQERQSTDPSSAFFSSGPATAQWAVSYPYHSTASSRGIFNGTRIEVLDFPSWEAFRSQHSGGAYLGLTDGSVRFLTGSVDAVTLDRLVQRNDNETISPLPW; translated from the coding sequence ATGCCGTCAACCGTTCGAACAAGCCCCCGCAATCGCGGCTTCACGCTGGTCGAATTGCTCGTTGTCATCGCGATCATTGGAATTTTGGTTTCGTTGCTTTTGCCAGCCGCTCAAGCCGCTCGCGAAGCGGCGCGGCGGATGACATGCAGCAATAACGTGAAGCAACTGGGCTTGGCCCTGCAGATGTACCACGGGACCTTTAAAAAGATCCCGCCGAGCACACTCAAGTACGTGGTGGGGCGTCGGCGAGGGCAGCCTCTTTACGAAGCTGGCCTCTCTGGCTGGCCGACGCTGCTCCCTTTTCACGAGGAGCAAGCGCTTTATGAAAGGCTTGACTTCAATCGAGGATTTGGCGAGGAACCTAACGCAGACCTAGTCAGCAATCCTCCTTCAGTCCACCTTTGCCCTTCCATGCCGGTTCCCAACCCCGAAAGCGGCGACTCAAGCTACGCGATGTCGACGGGCACGGAGTACTACCGTAGTGAGATGCACAATGGCGTTTTTGTCGACGGCTTAAACGCATTACATACCTGGCGAGTGATGGCACATAGCACGGTGCCTCAAGAAGAACTGCTGATGTCAGTAATTTCTCTTCGTGACATTACCGATGGGCTGTCCAATACCGTGTTCGCCGGTGAATATGGATTACAAGAACGACAGTCGACCGATCCTTCGTCGGCGTTCTTTTCCAGCGGTCCAGCGACGGCTCAATGGGCGGTCAGCTATCCGTATCACTCGACCGCATCGTCACGAGGCATTTTCAACGGAACACGAATCGAAGTCCTCGACTTCCCCTCATGGGAAGCATTTCGCAGCCAGCATAGTGGCGGGGCTTACCTTGGACTAACCGACGGCAGCGTTCGGTTCCTAACCGGATCCGTAGATGCGGTCACACTCGATCGGCTCGTCCAGCGAAATGATAACGAAACGATCTCCCCACTCCCATGGTGA